A genomic segment from Aegilops tauschii subsp. strangulata cultivar AL8/78 chromosome 1, Aet v6.0, whole genome shotgun sequence encodes:
- the LOC109776698 gene encoding uncharacterized protein, which translates to MTTRIAPGVGANLLGQHSAERNQDATTYVGNLDPQVSEELLWELFVQAGPVVNVYVPKDRVTNLHQGYGFVEFRSEEDADYAIKILNMLKLYGKPIRVNKASQDKKSLDVGANLFIGNLDPEVDEKLLYDTFSAFGVIVTNPKIMRDPETGNSRGFGFVSYDSFESSDQAIEAMNNQHLCNRPITVSYAYKKDTKGERHGTPAERLLAANNPGSQKHRPHTMFATAPPTQGLQNGGVGAPVPRPFANGNVPGQMQHVRPPPPPVGQYPPMQMHGQPAWPGPPQNMQQVPPPMQQQLQYRLPGMPPPPQNMMPPPQNMMPPPHHMARPPPPPPNMQAPPMWRPPPPPQQGGGMPPPPMSMPPPPPPPSG; encoded by the exons ATGACGACGCGTATCGCGCCCGGCGTGGGCGCGAACCTCCTCGGGCAGCACTCGGCGGAGCGCAACCAGGACGCCACCACCTACGTCGGCAACCTCGACCCGCAG GTTTCCGAGGAATTACTGTGGGAGTTGTTTGTCCAAGCAGGCCCTGTTG TTAATGTCTATGTCCCGAAAGACAGAGTTACAAATCTACACCAGGGCTATGGGTTTGTAGAATTTAGGAGTGAGGAAGATGCAGATTAT GCTATTAAGATTTTGAACATGCTCAAATTGTATGGAAAGCCAATAAGAGTAAACAAG GCTTCCCAAGACAAGAAGAGCTTGGATGTGGGTGCGAATCTTTTTATTGGCAATCTTGATCCG GAAGTCGATGAGAAGCTTCTCTATGACACCTTCAGTGCATTTGGTGTGATTGTGACCAACCCTAAG ATAATGCGGGACCCTGAAACTGGAAATTCTCGAGGGTTTGGCTTTGTGAGCTATGACTCCTTTGAATCATCTGATCAAGCTATAGAG GCCATGAACAACCAGCATTTATGTAATCGGCCAATCACTGTCTCATATGCTTACAAGAAAGACACGAAAGGAGAGCGCCATGGCACACCAGCAG AGAGGTTGCTTGCGGCGAACAACCCAGGATCTCAGAAGCATAGGCCACACACAATGTTTGCAACTGCTCCGCCAACCCAAGGGCTTCAAAACGGTGGTGTTGGTGCACCTGTGCCACGGCCTTTTGCCAATGGGAATGTCCCAGGACAGATGCAACATGTCAGACCGCCGCCGCCACCTGTTGGTCAATACCCTCCCATGCAGATGCATGGACAGCCTGCCTGGCCTGGTCCTCCACAGAATATGCAACAAGTACCACCTCCGATGCAACAGCAGCTTCAATACAGGCTTCCAGGGATGCCCCCGCCGCCGCAAAACATGATGCCCCCACCGCAAAACATGATGCCGCCACCTCATCACATGgccaggccgccgccgccacctcccaaTATGCAAGCTCCACCTATGTGGaggccacccccacccccacaaCAAGGTGGTGGAATGCCGCCACCTCCAATGTCCatgccacctcctccaccgccacCTTCTGGTTAA
- the LOC109776699 gene encoding probable pectate lyase 18, with product MAGAPKSTLIILLLSLMLLGAAASPLPLLNSSLPDPAAVVADFHSKVTTSRRRMQETGGGGGCMTGNPIDDCWRCAGTDWWKDRQRLADCGIGFGRNALGGKGGPFYVVTDSSDRDPVNPAPGTLRHAAIQEGPLWIVFAADMTIRLNEELLVNSYKTIDGRGANVHVAGGACITLQYVANVIIHNLHVHDCVPAGNANVRSSPTHYGWRTRSDGDGISLFSARDVWVDHCALSRCADGLVDAIMGSTGITVSNSYFSHHDEVMLLGHSDGYLPDSGMQVTIAFNHFGVQLVQRMPRCRRGYFHIVNNDYTAWEMYAIGGSASPTINSQGNRYIAPANPNAKEVTKRVDTEEGQWNGWNWRTEGDMMVNGAFFVPSGEGMENIYDKASSGVDPKSSALVDQLTMGAGVLGGPRDNGEASSYVGFNYAGSATGGGGGGGNGYGSLGMVYANSGDRGCRTQLILSFTTLIIALICCVRLD from the exons ATGGCAGGAGCCCCCAAATCCACCCTCATTATCTTGCTCCTCTCCCTCATGTTGCTCGGGGCCGcggcctcccccctccccctgctCAACTCCTCGCTCCCGgaccccgccgccgtcgtcgccgaCTTCCACAG CAAGGTGACGACGTCGCGGCGGCGGATGCAGGAgacgggcggaggcggcgggtGCATGACTGGCAACCCGATCGACGACTGCTGGCGGTGCGCCGGGACGGACTGGTGGAAGGACCGGCAGCGGCTGGCGGACTGCGGCATCGGGTTCGGCCGCAACGCGCTGGGCGGCAAGGGCGGGCCGTTCTACGTTGTGACCGACTCCTCGGACCGCGACCCCGTGAACCCGGCGCCCGGCACGCTCCGGCACGCCGCCATCCAGGAGGGCCCGCTGTGGATCGTGTTCGCCGCGGACATGACCATCCGCCTCAACGAGGAGCTGCTGGTGAACAGCTACAAGACCATCGACGGGCGCGGCGCGAACGTGCACGTCGCCGGCGGCGCGTGCATCACGCTGCAGTACGTGGCCAACGTGATCATCCACAACCTGCACGTGCACGACTGCGTGCCGGCGGGGAACGCGAACGTGCGGTCGTCGCCGACGCACTACGGGTGGCGCACCCGGTCGGACGGCGACGGCATCTCGCTCTTCTCGGCGCGGGACGTGTGGGTGGACCACTGCGCGCTGTCGCGGTGCGCGGACGGGCTGGTGGACGCCATCATGGGGTCGACGGGCATCACCGTGTCCAACAGCTACTTCTCCCACCACGACGAGGTGATGCTGCTGGGGCACAGCGACGGGTACCTCCCGGACTCGGGGATGCAGGTGACCATCGCGTTCAATCACTTCGGCGTGCAGCTGGTGCAGCGGATGCCGCGCTGCCGCCGGGGATACTTCCACATCGTCAACAACGACTACACGGCGTGGGAGATGTACGCCATCGGCGGCAGCGCCAGCCCCACCATCAACAGCCAGGGCAACCGCTACATCGCCCCCGCAAACCCCAACGCCAAGGAG GTGACGAAGCGCGTGGACACGGAGGAAGGGCAGTGGAACGGGTGGAACTGGCGGACGGAGGGGGACATGATGGTGAACGGCGCCTTCTTCGTGCCCTCCGGGGAAGGGATGGAGAACATCTACGACAAGGCCTCCAGCGGCGTCGACCCCAAGTCGTCGGCGCTCGTCGACCAGCTCACCATGGGCGCCGGCGTCCTCGGCGGGCCAAG GGACAACGGCGAAGCGTCCTCGTACGTCGGTTTCAACTACGCCGGATCGGCGaccggcggtggcggtggcggaggcAACGGGTATGGTAGCCTTGGGATGGTCTATGCCAACAGCGGCGATCGGGGCTGCCGGACTCAGTTGATACTATCGTTCACTACTTTGATTATTGCTCTAATATGTTGTGTAAGACTGGATTGA